The Macaca fascicularis isolate 582-1 chromosome 14, T2T-MFA8v1.1 genome contains the following window.
TTGTTAGGGCCGAGGCTAGACCTTCTCTGTCCATTTAGGTGTGAAACCATTCCAGTGTAAAACTTGTCAGCGAAAGTTCTCCCGGTCCGACCACCTGAAGACCCACACCAGGACTCATACAGGTAAAACAAGTGCGTAAActtttcttcacatttatttttcattatttttttaaactattgtgGAATGAAATTGTGATGAGAGGGATTGGAAAAGACTAGTGTAAAAGTTCTAAGGTTTAGCCTCAGCTGAGAGAAGGAATAGTGCATGGCtatctttaaataataaataataacattttttaaagaaggggAGGGTGGAAatacagagaaggagaaagatgggaaaaaaatggCTGGAGTGTgcagaatgaaaatgaagagatAAGCCAGGTCCCTACTGTTTCCAGTTTGTCATGTCACACATTTTGTCACTCTGTTTGATATGATAATCAACTTTACAGAAAAGCAGCAGAAATTCTAGCAAGCCAAACATTTATTCTTCTGAGAGCACATGTTTCATGGCACTGTTTTCAGAGAACTGAGTCCTTGCTTTGCTGAAAGTTAATGCCCCCGGAGCGGTCTTGGTTTCTGTGGGACCAGTATCAGTGTGTGGGTATTATTTCTTTTGTACTAGTACAGAGAGGAGAATAGGGCATTTATTTACTGGCTGCTGAAGGTTTTTGCTTTCTGCAAGGCTGGTGtgattcataataaaaatagcaCCACCTTTGTTGCATATTTTCTACCTTTGGAAAGAGGGTTAATGCTTAGCTTGTCTAAGTCTATCTTCACAACATGCTTGTAAGTAGAGTAAGAtaggactgggtgtggtggctcatgcctgtaatcccagctctttgggaggttgaggtgggtggatcacttgagcccaggagttcaggaccagcctgggcaacatggcaaaaccctgtctctacaaaaaatacaaaaactagctgggcatggtggtgtgcacctgtagtcccagctatttgggggaggctgaggtaggaggatcactagagcctgcttgggaggctgaggctgcagtgagcggtgatcccaccactgtacttcaTCCCAagcgacagaataagaccctgtctcaagacaaaacaaaaaaagtaaggTCGGCATGTTttattcccatcttacagatgaggggACTGAGGCAATAGTAATTCAATGGCTTATCTAAAGTCACAAAGTTAGTAAGTAGCAAATCCAGTTCTGTCTGCTTCCAGCCCACCTTGTCCCACTTGCTTCTTTATTAGAGAAGTAACAGGCATTTACGCTGCAGTCCAGGGAGCATGGGGAGTCAAGCAGAGAGTCAAAGTCAGCAAAGCTGAACACCACTGAGAGACTGAGAGGAATGAAGATGATGAGAGAGAGGGTTGGGATTTGTCCATTAGGAGCCAGCCCTTGACGGCACTGCTGGAGGTGGGGTTGGAGAGTGGGAGCCAGGCCAGGAAGAGCAGAGGAACAGCGTGTGAAGGAAAACATGACATCACAAACCCCTGGGCAGCCCCAGATTCTCTGCCCAAACTGGCTGCATTTAAAAACAGAGCCAAGGTACCTGTGGTCCATGGTTGGTGGGATGGGATCTTGCTTCCCTTCCTCAGGTGCCTTCGATGCTTCTTTGACTTAGTCCTGAGCTCATAATTTGGTGGCAAAGTGTTATAGTCCCTTGTACACTGCTGTCACACTCCCCAAGTAAGTGTGACATGACCTGTTTCACCAGCAGACTGTTTAATACCGCATTTGATTGGCCTCCAGTCTGACCCTGGGACACCAGCCCTCCTGGGACATTTCTCAGTGCTTGTCCAAATCAGTACTCAGAGAAGGCCAAGTGGGACCAGCAGTATCTGAGAAGATCCGTCAAGTGGTACAGGGTTTGGCTTCTGCACATTCTTCCTTAGGATGGAGCCGCAGCTGCTTTTCCGTCATGGCTAGGCCTGGGAGGTGTGATACAGGAAAGAGCGTGGGCTCTGGAATTCAACAGACCTGGAGATTTGAGTTCTGCCTGCATCTGCCTTCAATAGATGTCCTACCTCATCTGTAGAGTGGGGATAATAACGCTTCCCCTACGGGCTGTTGTAAGGAATacatgagggtgtgtgtgtgtgtgtgtgtgtgtgtgtgtgcagcccAGCACAAGGCTTGGCATATGTTAAGCATCAAATAAATGATAGTTATTCTCCCTAATGAGAATGAGGCTTGGAAAGAATGTCTGAGGGCTCTTTGGGTGGAGAAGCCTCAATCTTTTGGCAAGCTTATTAAAAATCTAAGAACCACGCCCCAACTAGAATCTTCCATATAACAAGATTATGCTCTCAGTAACactttaagagaaaaacaaaaacaacacataaCATGCAAACTGGTatcagtgatttatttttaaagtatccaGCCCATCCAGGGTATCTACACAGATAGAAGTGTTAAAAGCTTCAGTCACAGCTCAGATCCCTGGACAGTGATCACTCAGTAATACCCAGGGTGATGACCTGGAGGCTTCTGCAGCCCAGTTCTGCTCAGTTCCCAACTTACTCAGCAAGGGGGAGAAATTTACACAGTCCGCAAAACATTCTGTCAGCAGAGACTGAAACAAACGTTCTTCCCCTTAATTATGAATTGCTCAGACATTTCCCCCAACTTGACTCATTCTTTATCTCCCACTTTCCAAGTTTTCTGGCCTAAGAATATAACTTTACAATATTTCGATCCTTAAAGCCCCCAGAGGTGCTGCTGTTTCAAGGCTGCCTGGGAAATGAGCTCAGTTGGTTAGCTCAGGGATGGAACGATGGGGAATTCAGAGTGGGTGCCTTGTAATGACTTGACTCAGGCCTTGATAGTTGAACTTGCGCCCGTCTCTTCATTGCAAGTGTCTCTGACTGGCAATTGTGTCAACAGGTGAAAAGCCCTTCAGCTGTCGGTGGCCAAGTTGTCAGAAAAAGTTTGCCCGGTCAGATGAATTAGTCCGCCATCACAACATGCATCAGAGAAACATGACCAAACTCCAGCTGGCACTTTGAGGGGGTCTCCC
Protein-coding sequences here:
- the WT1 gene encoding Wilms tumor protein isoform X5; protein product: MCAYPGCNKRYFKLSHLQMHSRKHTGEKPYQCDFKDCERRFSRSDQLKRHQRRHTGVKPFQCKTCQRKFSRSDHLKTHTRTHTGKTSEKPFSCRWPSCQKKFARSDELVRHHNMHQRNMTKLQLAL